atatgtatgctagttttaaggtatttatgtatgggccactagttgcctgaaataaagatttcattcattcatacgtCAGTTTccttacctattaataatacTTGTATGGGTGTATGGtaaaacttataataagtaaataagttttaaacttacttaaaacttaatagtcataatacTTATTAAGCTTACATTTTATCAGAAATAAGTTTCCGCGTAGTTTgcttaaaacttattataaatgggtcTCTATCTATGCATGAAGTGAGCACTGCAAGCTTGCTTATGGTTACTGGTCGACTTGAAAGTACAGCCTGGTCATACAGTCCATTCCATAAATGtacaaataattattgttttcaCTTTATTGAGCTCATCATATGTATCACGAAACGATCCATTTTTTTAACTgttttaatgtaaataatctaaCACTAAATTCGAAATGTCATTAAATTTTGGGGTCATGTCAGTAACTTTTGTAAAAACATGCTCATTAAAGAAGGGATTTTAACATGTCAATGAAGAAGatatagtaagtaagtaaatattcattAGTAGTAGGTAGTTAAAAATATACAGACAATGAAATACAGGTAAAAGCTAGGTAACAACATGCGGTATTATCGCTAAGAAGAGatatcttccagacaacctttcggTAGCAGGAAACTAAGGACTTTCAACATTGAACGGGTAGTGCCGatatacattttttctactcccgtatctttatttgtcatttaaaaggtagtacacacacctttaaacccctatgttatagttgtcaagacaagtctttagtctattccccaaaaaagtatttgtgcatacacgcagtatctttttggtacttttacgatacttcgtgtaatcaccacttaaaaaatattgtatgaaatacattgttgccaacctaattttaattttcttctatagtagaaacaataaaattgcttcagaagtcagaaacgcgcatgtgatacccgtaatatagcaagatccatagactacgaacaccgcttagcgttgcttgttagtttccataggctactgtggccaaaatcgtaaaaaaaaaactatccaaaattgtaatttaactaagagcaagtaccagggcctcatgagttacaaggtgtcgctgaccaaccagCCGTGGGCCGCGGGGCGCggttggccaaaatcgagaaaaaaaactatccaaaattgtaatttatagttggtcaaaccaatttgtcagtaaataggaacaaaaataactatttttatccttttcttttgggtgctagtactagtgtaagacaaagatagtatgattatctctgtctatatttgaaataagacagtcctttgacacactataactaagagcaagtaccagggcctcatgagttacaaggtgtcgctgaccaaccggccgtggggcgcggggcgcggtggccgggtttggtttgtttacctacatatatgtcctatatgattccacttgttaagtattatttttgttgaatgaaatatttttcttatatttacaatttttttttcaaagtaagtgcttggtcgtagaaaaagtattgtatgcaacgttgtttaactgagtcaaaaaatactcgtggcgtctttattaacaattttcggcttcgcctcaaattgttactcacgccactcgccttttttgacccctcttaaacaacggttgcataaaatactataattcaACAATAGATGGAATCAATAAGAAGTTCTTTATGATGGTGACGAAGACAGAGAATACGTATATGGCAGAACTCGAAATGGATAACGAAAAATATGCACTTGACTGCTagagcctgtgcggaaagagaagagtcgtgaaatgtaggggagcccatacattctacgactcttctctttccgcacagaccctgTTCGTTCGTATTTTTCagttaacaatgtaaatttaataataaaggtGATGGCTAGAATAGcatatattttaattgaaaactaaCAGTTTCCATTGCTATTATTGCTCTTTTACCAGTTTGTCTGTTGCTAGCAAAATTGAACTAAAATTACACTATGTACAttactaaaaaccggccaagtgcgagtcggactcgcgcacgaagggttctgtaccattacgcaaaaaacggtaaaaaaaaatcacgtttgttggatgggagtttaattttattgtttttttttgtattttttgtagcggcaacagaaatacatcagctgtgaaaatttcaactgtctagctatcacggttcatgagatacagcctggtaataGACATACAGTTTTGCCAGATGGCTTGACTAACGTAGCATCTCATCCATTATCCATTATGTTCGGCGCTTCGACTTCTGGTCAGAATAATTTAACTTCGGgtcaatagatggcgctgaatACTGTAGGACCGCGAATTTGTATAAACATAGTCAATTTGTCAGTCTTCTTGTTTTATTCGCCTGTGATTCTAACCGAGACGAGACTTTATATTAGATTGTCCTTATATCAGATTTGGTAAGCGACCAGATTATTGATATGTATTAATAATTCGGGAACTTGCTTCATACGTTTGGCGTGACGTCAAGTGAACCAAGGGTCGGTTGAAAGCTCTGAGTGATTATTgtttatcccatcaaaaacataaatgtgaaatgagagccaagttcaatattaagaatatgcgtCGTTGTTAACTTCGCCAGCAAAATAATTGAGAGGTATGGGTGCCATGTTCTAGTTcactatatgtataattaaagaTTTATTTAAGTTCAGGCATtgacttggctagtttttacgtgcatgctaattaaaataaataaatattataggactttcttacacaaattgactaagccccacagtaagctcaagaaggcttgtgttgtgggtactcagacaacgatatatataatatacaaatacttaaatacatagaaaacaaccatgactcaggaacagatatttgtgctcatcacacaaataaatgcccttactgggattcgaacccaggaccgcggcttcacaggcagggtcactacccactaggccagaccggtcgtcaattatatttatattatacttgTCTAAGCTAGTTTTCTATAATTTAGTTTGTTGGCATAAAAACTAGCTAAGACAggtatgtttttgatgggatatcaaTACCGGGGCGAGTGCGACGGTGAGCGTGAGGTCGCACCACATGGCGCAGCGTACAGCCCAGCTGCTTACCTTGGCGGTGCTGGCCGGAGTGTGCGGGGGGGAGGCGGGCCCCGGGGCGAGTGCGACGGTGAGCAGCGTGAGGTCGCACCACATGTCGCAGCGTACAGCCCAGCTGCTTACCTTGGCGGTGCTGGCCGACGTGTGCGGGGGGGAGGCGGGCCCCGGGGCGAGTGCGACAGTGAGCAGCGTGAGGTCGCACCACATGTCGCAGCGTACAGCCCAGCTGCTTACCTTGGCGGTGCTGGCCGGAGTGTGCGGGGGGGAGGCGGGCCCCGGGGCGAGTGCGACGGTGAGCAGCGTGAGGTCGCACCACATGTCGCAGCGTACAGCCCAGCTGCTTACCTTGGCGGTGCTGGCCGGAGTGTGCGGGGGGGAGGCGGGCCCCGGGGCGAGTGCGACGGTGAGCAGCGTGAGGTCGCACCACATGGCGCAGCGTACAGCCCAGCTGCTTACCTTGGCGGTGCTGGCCGGAGTGTGCGGGGGGGAGGCGGGCCCCGGGGCGAGTGCGACGGTGAGCGTGAGGTCGCACCACATGTCGCAGCGTACAGCCCAGCTGCTTACCTTGGCGGTGCTGGCCGGAGTGTGCGGGGGGGAGGCGGGCCCCGGGGCGAGTGCGACGGTGAGCGTGAGGTCGCACCACATGGCACAGCGCGCACGCCGCGCACTACAGCCCAGCTGCTTTACCGCCTCAGCCAGTTGCAGGATggctggaaaaaaaaaatattttattcgatcgatactattttatttttgcccGACCTCATTACAATTTCGTAGGTCGCTCATTAGGGGCTCGATTGTCATAATTTCGGTTTAATAGAAAACCTAGCCTACAAAGGTAGTGTGtagtgtcatagagaaatatagtaagacaagagtgctcactccatacatcagttcagactattaatttcagtatctacatctagcatcgagtagcggaactatcagtactgctacttgacaatagatgtagcaccgaccggaaagtcttatctcaacagcataagactttccggtcggtgctacgtctattgtcaagtagcagtactgatagttccgctactcgatgctagatgctaatagtctttttggtactaaaactgatgtatggagtgagcactctatgtatttttttctctatggtagtgtGCAGTGTGTGCGGTACTCACGGTCGGTGCGCACGTAGCGCGGCTGCGCGAgctcgcggcggcgcgcggcctGCACGGCGGCCACGGCGCTGCGCCACGCCAGCATGGCGCTCTCCACCTCGCTGTGCGGCGCGCTGACGAACAAACAACTTTCATTCAAACGACGCTCACCAAATGGAAAGAAAGGTTTTATCTTGAAAAGCGGTCCTATTCTTTCTAGCTTTTTTACGAAGCCATACGCATATGCATCGACCGCAATGGTTGGAAAAGATGAAACATTGCTTGACGGGGTTGTCATGGTGCGCGCCGTATAAGAAGCCTCCCTTCCCTGCCTTCTTATCTGACCTTCTTTTTTTTTCGCTTTCGACCGCTGACGCCTTTCAATATTTTGGCGTTTAAGTCCATCCGACCATGTGCAGATGTATGCTATCATATACTTGAAAAGTAAGTagctattaagagccaacaggagtggtcatttctccatacaaacgtactcgactgtttcctcagtgggttttgaagctagagcaatgattttttcaacacagattaatattgtcaatatctgtgtcggaccgttttgattttgtttgttatttttgttttttaaggcgctagagcccttcaaaaatagccaaaatggcctaattgactattccgcaatgagaggcgtgctaaactgatatcaattagtcaaaaaagtaaaacggtccgacacagataatgtcattatcatttagatttccaaatttggttacgattggttaagttttggaggaggaaacagtcgagtacgaaacctcgatttttgagatttttacgcaggatttttcgccttgtccttatagcactagttttaggagccgcttccgttagcgagacgggtatatttacctaaaatatttaaatcttagctcctgttggctcttaaatcatTTCCTGACCGTGCAAAGTCAACCTTGCCGTCCATTTATAAGCAAAAAACAATTCTGATCTATGGATAGGGTACTGACATTTCCGAGAGATTGTTGACATCCTCCTTCCACGAGGCGGGCTGAAAGGAGTTGGGGTCCACATGCTGGGTGTGCTCGGGCTGGTCCTGGCCGCGCTTCAGCACCGTGATCTTGGCGTCCTCCTTGGCTTTCTTGTGCTGCGCCACGCACACGCTCGCCCGCAGCGTCTCCATCTTACCCATTAGGGTCAGTACctaaaatgtatgcgtaaccatttttttaaatttcagggCCAACTCACATTGaactttaaaaattaattcTATTCTGAATTAACAAAGTAATTCCAGTCAAATCAGATAATCTTAAGTCTTAACACATTCaatgccagcgcgagctacgcgctgcGTAGCTGCGAATCTGCGATAACACGTATATGATATCCTGGTGGGGCAGGGCGGCAGGCGCGGCACGGGGATGGAGTTGGAGGAGGTGACGGCGCGGCCGGGGTAGGCCAGCGTACCTTAGTGTGCTCCCTCAGCATGTCCACCGTGAGCCGGTCGACCCTGGTGGGGCAGGGCGGCAGGCGCGGCACGGGGATGGAGTTGGAGGAGGAGACGGCGCGGCCGGGGTAGGCCAGCGTACCTTAGTGTGCTCCCTCAGCATGTCCACCGTGAGCCGGTCGACCCTGGTGGGGCAGGGCGGCAGGCGCGGCACGGGGATGGAGTTGGGGGAGGTGACGGCGCGGCCGGGGTAGGCCAGCGTACCTTAGTGTGCTCCCTCAGCATGTCCACCGTGAGCCGGTCGACCCTGGTGGGGCAGGGCGGCAGGCGCGGCACGGGGATGGAGTTGGAGGAGGAGACGGCGCGGCCGGGGTAGGCCAGCGTACCTTAGTGTGCTCCCTCAGCATGTCCACTGTGAGCCGGTCGACCCTGGTGGGGCAGGGCGGCAGGCGCGGCACGGGGATGGAGTTGGGGGAGGTGACGGCGCGGCCGGGGTAGGCCAGCGTACCTTAGTGTGCTCCCTCAGCATGTCCACCGTGAGCCGGTCGACCCTGGTGGGGCAGGGCGGCAGGCGCGGCACGGGGATGGAGTTGGAGGAGGTGACGGCGCGGCCGGGGTAGGCCAGCGTACCTTAGTGTGCTCCCTCAGCATGTCCACCGTGAGCCGGTCGACCCTGGTGGGGCAGGGCGGCAGGCGCGGCACGGGGATGGAGTTGGAGGAGGAGACGGCGCGGCCGGGGTAGGCCAGCGTACCTTAGTGTGCTCCCTCAGCATGTCCACCGTGAGCCGGTCGACCCTGGTGGGGCAGGGCGGCAGGCGCGGCACGGGGATGGAGTTGGAGGAGGAGACGGCGCGGCCGGGGTAGGCCAGCGTACCTTAGTGTGCTCCCTCAGCATGTCCACCGTGAGCCGGTCGACCCTGGTGGGGCAGGGCGGCAGGCGCGGCACGGGGATGGAGTTGGGGGAGGTGACGGCGCGGCCGGGGTAGGCCAGCGTACCTTAGTGTGCTCCCTCAGCATGTCCACCGTGAGCCGGTCGACCCTGGTGGGGCAGGGCGGCAGGCGCGGCACGGGGATGGAGTTGGAGGAGGAGACGGCGCGGCCGGGGTAGGCCAGCGTACCTTAGTGTGCTCCCTCAGCATGTCCACCGTGAGCCGGTCGACCCTGGTGGGGCAGGGCGGCAGGCGCGGCACGGGGATGGAGTTGGAGGAGGAGACGGCGCGGCCGGGGTAGGCCAGCGTACCTTAGTGTGCTCCCTCAGCATGTCCACCGTGAGCCGGTCGACCCTGGTGGGGCAGGGCGGCAGGCGCGGCACGGGGATGGAGTTGGAGGAGGAGACGGCGCGGCCGGGGTAGGCCAGCGCCAGGCGCGCCTCCGTGCGCTTGCGCTCACGCTCTAGCTGCCGCCACTGCTCGTAGCACGCGTCCAGCCGCGCGTGCAGGATGCCTGACGATGTCGCACAGCCTCTGAATAATAACAGGGGTGGATGGTGATATTTGCACTACAATTTTAAGAGGGCGCGTAGAGCCAGGAAATTTAAAGAGGACAAAAATAGGTAAAGGGACGTATGGAAGGTAACGACattcaaatgaaaaaaaaaactatcaagCACCTATTAAGGTTTTGGTTGGAGTCTGCCCttgctagggtttgcaatccggatccgaaatgtatgaaattatccggacctggatccggatccgcggatcttcccatacatttcggatctgtcgtgcaaaccctagcccTTGCACATTGAATAGTGTAGTGTCCGTGTgaattttttggcatttacccttgattaaaacgtaaaaatccaatataaaaactacaattttgcgttagcctCCTACTCCTACATTACATTGTTACGTTAGGTGGCGCTATTAGCCTCTGCAAGCCTCAAAAGTGTAACATTTTCAACTGAGCAGTCAAATAAGTTTGAGTCTCCAATCtgcatgttttatttatatctaatgAATGTAATTTTACCTCCCGATTTTAGATAAGGGAAAGTTTCACCGAATAAACTGTCCGGTTAACAGTTGTGTtgtgttaaaaataatcatAGACAAACCTGATGTTTCTCATAGCGTAGAATGGCGCAAGAAGAGGTAAATCCATCATTGGTGATGGCAACACTGGCGGTGGTACAGGAGGACTAGGCCCCAGCAACGCTCCTAATCctgaaaatattataattaactttgtaAAACAACATCATGGAAAAGTCTCAtaaacgtattaaaaaaaaaacacttcaaCAATTCATCGAGTTTATCTTTATCTAACGAACCTAAATTCAAAGTTATTATGTTGGTTCATTACAGAATTCACGAGGCCCACTTAGACCGCGGCCACATTTGCACGCTCGCCTCACTTTCAATTCGCTCGCAGAGTGGCCGCGCCCTTACTGGCTCCATCTCCATTCAGACCAGGAGTAACATAATGATAAAGAAatgaagtataaaataaaatagcccTTGGGAGTCACAGCTCAACCGCAGAAATCAATTTCCTTCATTAAATCGCTGTATCATCTGATTCATCTGTATCCAGTCATTTCAAATTTCAATTCATTCCGAATTTAAGTTACAATCCAGAAGAAAAATAGAATACTCACCAAGATTAAAAGGTGTGTTTTCGTGCAAGAAAGACACGTCTACATTTAATTGGTTAGGAGGCGGCCGGTTCCTCATGAGTATATTCATCTGCCGGGCCAGCTCCTGCTGCCTCATCATGGCCTGCTGTGCATTGTTCTGGCCTTCAAAATTTCCCCTCTGATCCATATTGCCCTGAAAATTCTCTCTAGGCATCATCTGGTTCTGCCTCTGCATAAAATCGTTTTGATGAAACCCATTAGGCTTATAATTTGGTGGTGTGTTCTGAAAATCAAAATTCTGTGGTGGGCGGTCTCCCATCTGCTTCATCATTTCGTTCAAGTAGAAATTGTTTTCGCCATTAAATTTCGGTGGTTGCTGGAAGTTTCTATTGAACAACATCTTATTTCTTTCATCTTGCATTTTATTGAATTCCTCATTATGGTAGTGCCCATTTTCCATTTGTCCTTTAAAGTCCATTGGTATGTCTGGCAAGCGGTCTAACGTGACGTTTATGTTCAGCTGGTTTAAATAAGCTAGTAGGTCTGCAGGCTCTTGGTTCTGCTCTTTGGCATAATTGTCAAATTTATTGGGGTACCTTTGAGCATAGTCCATGTTTGTCAAATTATTATCTAAATTCAGACTGTTTGGTCTAAAGTTGTTACTGTACATATTTGTTTCTGGCAGGGAATTCCTTTGGTTCGGTTCAAAGAAATTATAGTATTTATCATCATATTTGTTAGGGCTGGAAAACTGTGCACCGCCAATTTCTTGAGCTGCTAACCTTAGTAAATTCAGCTGTTCTTGTGACACTTCTGGCTCCCCCACAGGGCCCATGAGAAGCTGTTCTTCCGGGTAGTTAGCATAACCATTTCCAAACCCATTTTGTGTGTTGTAGTTGAAGCCATGTTGTTCAGTCTGGGCATTTTGAGCGAAATTAAATGGATCTTGGAAGTTAAATGAGGGTGGTATAAAAGATGTTGTAGGATCATTTTTAGAATATTGTGCGCTTGTTGTTGTACTTAGCATTTTTTCCTGTGGTTGTATAGAgctgtaatataaaataataaaacattaagaATACATGTTTACAAGCAAATATTATTATCATAACAttcatcattattttttatattaatataccATAAGTCATAACTACAATCACTTGttttatattgaaataaaacatccaGGGCTGCTCTCTTTCCGGGAGCTGGTAACATGTCTGGTACCAACTCACTTAGAGTTAGAATCATTGATATCAATTTAAATGTAAGTTTTAAAGTAAAATCCGTGGAGCTTATACACTCCAGCAGTTTGAATGAATGATACTGATTAGACTAAGGGTTGGGACGGACACCATTTAGGAAGTTTCATAGTGCTCTGctgagtgacgttgatcagtctaaCAAGTATGGCAGCAACTGGTCCTAATAGGCTGTCTTTTCAGAGATTATTATTATTCCACGACACAGTGAAAAAGGCTTTTTACAACCTTTTACACTTGTCTGGAGTTTTGCCCTTTTCAAAATGTGTCTGAAGGAGGATAATAAAATCTGATATTACTTACCTGCTCCCTTCTGAGGGTCCGGTCTCATCAAGGATCTTTGTGATGAGATCTCGGACCATTGAGTTTTCTTCCATAATGCGTTCTGACTGCAgagtaatacataattatttatttattgcaactaagAATGAACTATtagccgggtccacacagagCGAGCATACGCGCGAGAAAATTGCCTCGCGCATATGCTCACTCTGCATGTACCTGGCTATTGATTGTTACTCGAATTCCTAACAGGATGGGAGGATGCACTTAAATTAATAGAGGGCTGGAACTTAAAAGATCTAAAGCTAAAGCTTTGCCAAGAAGTATAATGAATAAAGATAAATACTCTACTTCAGAATAAAAGGGCTTATAGATAGACAGACATGGAATTCTATTACAGTGGTGTCCTTTAACACATTTACTGTCCGCAGGTTCactaggcgggttctctgtttGTAGTAGCTTTTTGCTACATATGGGTTTAACTCAGAAAAATACAGTTTGTCAGTAAGCCTACTGTGTACCTGTGTTTGCAATCTAATGCAAATTCCTTGCTTTAGTGAAATTACATTTTTGCTGATTCTTACTtcaatttgttttataaattgttaaatttgctaatattaataaattataaacgtacttatatattataatacaatacCTCTTGGCATACCTACTTTGAATAAGATAATCTGGTAAAGTATTGGATTATAAAAAAAGAGGGTAGGTATTCTATCTACTtacagaaaaataaatgcagacAAACAGATTGTTGATTACAGATCACTATCACATCACAACAGGAAAATAGTGAATATTATGGAAGGTAACATGAATTATCTGTTAGTTTAAATGCATTGTACAGTGATTATGTGATTTGTTTGTACCCTAAATTCACAGACAGATCAAGGAAGAATTGCCAAAAAAGTGGAAACTACTACACAAGACAAGTATTATGAAATAAGCTCTTATAAGAATCTGATACAAATCTCAAACAAGTATAAACAAACTTGTTGAGTAAGACCCCGTAATATATGTTGGATTATTGGCAGAGCCCTGTAATTTTGTCCTCTAACGTACAAACTACATAATTCTAAAAATATTGTGTGCATTCTTTACTTGTCATCTTTCACCTCAAGACTCAAATCGCGACGTGTTTCGGGGCCAACAATCACTACCCCAAGATCTTTACACTTGTAAACCCTTACTATTATTTACTTCTATGACCaaaacatacatattacattttGAAACAAGACCATTACATTTTTCCCGGATTTTGGGTCAGATTGACAGCTGAATTTGGACATGTAAAACACC
The sequence above is a segment of the Cydia amplana chromosome 2, ilCydAmpl1.1, whole genome shotgun sequence genome. Coding sequences within it:
- the LOC134656266 gene encoding meiosis-specific coiled-coil domain-containing protein MEIOC-like; translated protein: MAFSDLCHISNAYKAVENETDQSERIMEENSMVRDLITKILDETGPSEGSSSIQPQEKMLSTTTSAQYSKNDPTTSFIPPSFNFQDPFNFAQNAQTEQHGFNYNTQNGFGNGYANYPEEQLLMGPVGEPEVSQEQLNLLRLAAQEIGGAQFSSPNKYDDKYYNFFEPNQRNSLPETNMYSNNFRPNSLNLDNNLTNMDYAQRYPNKFDNYAKEQNQEPADLLAYLNQLNINVTLDRLPDIPMDFKGQMENGHYHNEEFNKMQDERNKMLFNRNFQQPPKFNGENNFYLNEMMKQMGDRPPQNFDFQNTPPNYKPNGFHQNDFMQRQNQMMPRENFQGNMDQRGNFEGQNNAQQAMMRQQELARQMNILMRNRPPPNQLNVDVSFLHENTPFNLGLGALLGPSPPVPPPVLPSPMMDLPLLAPFYAMRNIRGCATSSGILHARLDACYEQWRQLERERKRTEARLALAYPGRAVSSSNSIPVPRLPPCPTRVDRLTVDMLREHTKVLTLMGKMETLRASVCVAQHKKAKEDAKITVLKRGQDQPEHTQHVDPNSFQPASWKEDVNNLSEIAPHSEVESAMLAWRSAVAAVQAARRRELAQPRYVRTDPILQLAEAVKQLGCSARRARCAMWCDLTLTVALAPGPASPPHTPASTAKVSSWAVRCDMWCDLTLTVALAPGPASPPHTPASTAKVSSWAVRCAMWCDLTLLTVALAPGPASPPHTPASTAKVSSWAVRCDMWCDLTLLTVALAPGPASPPHTPASTAKVSSWAVRCDMWCDLTLLTVALAPGPASPPHTSASTAKVSSWAVRCDMWCDLTLLTVALAPGPASPPHTPASTAKVSSWAVRCAMWCDLTLTVALAPSEKQPQPQPPSPRAPPEAAKAPAQNNSKPAASDVKDEKTKDASTVKTDTKPETNNKTSATNKQPEKDKNQRKTQNYRHKLNQGRNDFYQKNQRYDTRFMPNRHPYYLATGPIN